From Actinoplanes oblitus, a single genomic window includes:
- a CDS encoding electron transfer flavoprotein subunit beta/FixA family protein, translated as MNIVVLVKQVPDSGAERTLSASDNTVERGSASNVINEMDEYAIEEALKIKEAHGGEVTVLTVGPSGATESIRKALSMGPDKAVHVQDDALHGSCAVATSKVLAAALGRLNADLILCGAESTDGRVQVIPHMLAERLGVAALTGARKLTVDGSQLTIERQTDEGYEVVTAATPAIVSVWDTINEPRYPSFKGIMAAKKKPLESLTLGDLGVASDEVGFAGATSQVLEWSKRPARSGGAKVTDEGNGGEQLVAYLTTEKFV; from the coding sequence ATGAATATCGTCGTACTGGTGAAGCAGGTGCCCGACTCCGGTGCCGAGCGCACCCTGAGCGCGAGCGACAACACCGTCGAGCGTGGCTCGGCGAGCAACGTCATCAACGAGATGGACGAGTACGCCATCGAGGAGGCGTTGAAGATCAAGGAGGCGCACGGCGGCGAGGTGACCGTGCTGACGGTCGGCCCGTCCGGCGCCACCGAGTCGATCCGCAAGGCGCTGTCCATGGGCCCGGACAAGGCCGTCCACGTGCAGGACGACGCCCTGCACGGCTCCTGCGCGGTGGCCACCTCCAAGGTGCTCGCCGCCGCTCTGGGCCGGCTGAACGCCGACCTGATCCTCTGTGGCGCCGAGTCCACCGACGGCCGCGTCCAGGTCATCCCGCACATGCTGGCCGAGCGCCTCGGCGTGGCCGCGCTGACCGGTGCGCGCAAGCTCACCGTGGACGGCTCGCAGCTGACCATCGAGCGGCAGACCGACGAGGGCTACGAGGTGGTCACCGCCGCAACCCCGGCGATCGTCAGCGTCTGGGACACCATCAACGAGCCGCGGTACCCGTCCTTCAAGGGCATCATGGCCGCCAAGAAGAAGCCGCTGGAGAGCCTGACCCTGGGCGACCTGGGCGTCGCGAGCGACGAGGTCGGCTTCGCCGGAGCCACCAGCCAGGTGCTGGAGTGGTCGAAGCGTCCGGCCCGCTCCGGCGGGGCGAAGGTCACCGACGAGGGCAACGGCGGCGAGCAGCTCGTCGCGTACCTCACCACCGAGAAGTTCGTCTGA
- a CDS encoding YidH family protein, producing MFGGLRQWFDPESAHTEGTTPDYRFSLANERTFLAWIRTGLALIAGGLACAQFLPPLPIARLREIIAIALLVLGGMVALRAVDHWARAERAMRLGIDLPRSRFPAVLAIVVAIGAVVLVGTVLHGIVT from the coding sequence GTGTTCGGAGGCCTGCGACAGTGGTTCGACCCGGAGAGCGCCCACACCGAGGGCACCACTCCGGACTACCGGTTCTCGCTGGCCAACGAACGGACCTTTCTGGCCTGGATCCGCACCGGGCTCGCGCTGATCGCCGGTGGACTGGCCTGTGCCCAGTTCCTGCCGCCGCTGCCGATCGCCCGGTTACGGGAAATCATCGCGATCGCGCTGCTGGTGCTCGGCGGCATGGTCGCGTTGCGTGCGGTGGATCACTGGGCGCGGGCCGAGCGGGCCATGCGGCTCGGCATCGACCTGCCCCGCTCCCGCTTCCCGGCGGTCCTGGCGATCGTCGTGGCGATCGGCGCGGTGGTGCTGGTCGGCACGGTCCTGCACGGGATCGTCACGTGA
- a CDS encoding PLD nuclease N-terminal domain-containing protein, which produces MVRLFIFLAAVALVMLILALIACLSAERVRAMPRLLWVLVVLFIPLAGSIAYFLWGRPASPAVRRPAARPSSPDDDPDFLRSMDTEQSRRDREMLARWERELRQDDEQQP; this is translated from the coding sequence ATGGTCCGGTTGTTCATCTTCTTGGCCGCGGTCGCGCTGGTCATGCTGATCCTGGCGCTCATCGCCTGCCTGTCGGCGGAGCGCGTGCGCGCCATGCCGCGACTGCTGTGGGTCCTGGTCGTGCTGTTCATCCCGCTGGCCGGGTCGATCGCCTATTTCCTCTGGGGCCGTCCGGCGAGCCCGGCGGTCCGGCGCCCGGCGGCGCGCCCGTCCTCGCCGGACGACGATCCGGACTTCCTGCGCTCGATGGACACCGAGCAGTCGCGGCGGGATCGGGAGATGCTCGCCCGGTGGGAGCGGGAGCTGCGTCAGGACGACGAGCAACAGCCGTGA
- a CDS encoding acetolactate synthase gives MPIEGHGGELALAALRAFGVTEMFTLSGGHVFPLYAAAHESGFGLYDVRHEQSAVFAAEAVAKLRRRPGLAVLTAGPGVTNGISGLTSAHFNGSPVLVLGGRAPAFRWGAGSLQELDHVPLVAPVTKYAATVTDTAEIPHQIHRALTAALTPHRGPAFLDLPLDVVFASSAAAAPAGPAIPVVEPDPDEVARAAALLRDAARPVIVAGSDVWTGDAVAELRAAAEALQVPVFTNGMGRGALPPGHPLAFSRARRVALAQADVVAVVGTPLDFRLGFGDFGAARVVHVVDAAEQRATHVTPEVSPAGDLRLILAGLAASGGGHEEWTAALRAAEDAARSRDAALMAADGDPIKPARVYGELRGILAADAVTIGDGGDFVSYAGRFLEPAQPGTWLDPGPYGCLGTGLGYAMGARVTYPDRQVCVLLGDGAAGFSLMDAESLVRQGLPVVLVVGNNGMWGLEKHPMRALYGFDVAADLQPGIRYDEVVRALGGAGETVTRAAEVGPALRRAFDAGVPYLVNVLTDPADAYPRSSVLA, from the coding sequence ATGCCGATCGAGGGGCACGGCGGGGAGCTGGCGCTGGCCGCGCTCCGGGCGTTCGGGGTGACCGAGATGTTCACCCTCTCCGGCGGTCACGTCTTCCCGCTCTACGCGGCCGCGCACGAGTCCGGTTTCGGGCTCTACGACGTCCGGCACGAGCAGTCGGCGGTCTTCGCCGCCGAGGCGGTGGCCAAGCTGCGGCGCCGCCCCGGCCTGGCCGTGCTCACCGCCGGTCCCGGCGTCACCAACGGCATCTCCGGCCTGACCAGCGCGCACTTCAACGGCTCCCCGGTGCTGGTGCTGGGCGGCCGGGCGCCGGCCTTCCGCTGGGGCGCGGGCAGCCTCCAGGAGCTGGATCACGTCCCGCTGGTCGCCCCGGTCACCAAGTACGCCGCCACGGTCACCGACACCGCCGAGATCCCGCACCAGATCCACCGGGCGCTGACCGCCGCGCTCACCCCGCACCGCGGCCCGGCCTTCCTCGACCTGCCGCTCGACGTGGTCTTCGCCAGCTCGGCGGCGGCCGCGCCGGCCGGCCCGGCCATCCCGGTGGTCGAGCCCGATCCGGACGAGGTGGCCCGGGCGGCGGCGCTGCTGCGCGACGCGGCCCGCCCGGTGATCGTGGCCGGCTCGGACGTCTGGACCGGTGACGCCGTCGCCGAGCTGCGGGCCGCCGCCGAGGCGCTGCAGGTCCCGGTCTTCACCAACGGGATGGGCCGCGGCGCGCTGCCGCCGGGGCACCCGCTCGCCTTCTCCCGGGCCCGCCGGGTCGCCCTCGCCCAGGCCGACGTGGTCGCCGTGGTGGGCACCCCGCTGGACTTCCGGCTCGGTTTCGGTGACTTCGGGGCGGCCCGGGTGGTGCACGTCGTCGACGCGGCCGAGCAGCGTGCGACGCACGTCACCCCGGAGGTCTCCCCGGCCGGGGACCTGCGGTTGATCCTGGCCGGGCTGGCCGCGTCGGGCGGCGGCCACGAGGAGTGGACCGCCGCGCTGCGGGCGGCCGAGGACGCCGCCCGGTCCCGCGACGCCGCGCTGATGGCCGCCGACGGCGATCCGATCAAGCCGGCCCGGGTCTACGGCGAGCTGCGCGGGATCCTGGCGGCGGACGCGGTGACGATCGGGGACGGCGGGGACTTCGTGTCGTACGCCGGCCGCTTCCTGGAGCCGGCCCAGCCGGGGACCTGGCTCGACCCCGGGCCGTACGGCTGTCTCGGCACCGGCCTGGGCTACGCGATGGGTGCCCGGGTCACCTATCCGGACCGGCAGGTCTGCGTGCTGCTCGGCGACGGCGCCGCCGGGTTCTCGCTGATGGACGCGGAGTCACTGGTCCGGCAGGGGTTGCCGGTGGTGCTCGTGGTCGGCAACAACGGCATGTGGGGGCTGGAGAAACACCCGATGCGCGCGTTGTACGGCTTCGACGTCGCCGCCGACCTGCAGCCGGGGATCCGGTACGACGAGGTGGTCCGGGCGCTCGGCGGGGCGGGGGAGACGGTGACGAGGGCGGCCGAGGTCGGGCCGGCGCTGCGCCGCGCCTTCGACGCCGGGGTGCCCTATCTGGTCAACGTGCTGACCGACCCGGCCGACGCCTATCCGCGGAGCTCGGTCCTCGCCTGA
- a CDS encoding DUF202 domain-containing protein: MTRDPGASPERTRLAWRRTGLSAAAVALLATRPAVRPGAGPAEWLIAAATMAGWAALVALALHRAPGLRARPPRPAPRSIRAYALITAALAVLGGLVVML, translated from the coding sequence GTGACCCGGGACCCGGGCGCCTCGCCGGAGCGCACCCGGCTCGCCTGGCGGCGCACCGGACTGTCGGCGGCCGCCGTCGCCCTGCTCGCCACCCGCCCCGCCGTCCGTCCCGGCGCGGGCCCGGCCGAGTGGCTGATCGCCGCCGCCACGATGGCCGGCTGGGCGGCCCTGGTGGCCCTGGCCCTGCACCGCGCGCCCGGCCTGCGGGCCCGCCCGCCCCGGCCCGCACCCCGCTCGATCCGGGCCTACGCGCTGATCACCGCCGCTCTCGCGGTCCTCGGCGGGTTGGTTGTCATGCTCTGA
- a CDS encoding electron transfer flavoprotein subunit alpha/FixB family protein translates to MAEVLVVVEAGVKKVTLEMLTIARGLGSVSAVVFGNADTDKLAEFGAEKIYTATGADVEDHGAAPKATAIAELVKSVQPAAVLLGSTQEGKEIAGRLAVKLENGLLTDAVDLAADGTATQVVFAGSTIVKSKVTKGLPIVTIRPNSTTPVAAPATPAVEALSVTVSDSDKLTTVVERVAEQKGSRPELTEAGIVVSGGRGVGNADNFKLVEELADLLGAAVGASRAAVDSGYYPHQFQVGQTGKTVSPQLYVALGISGAIQHRAGMQTSKTIVAVNKDPEAPIFELADFGVVGDLFKVVPQAADEIRKRK, encoded by the coding sequence ATGGCTGAGGTACTGGTCGTCGTCGAGGCCGGCGTCAAGAAGGTCACGCTGGAGATGCTCACCATCGCCCGCGGGCTCGGGTCGGTCTCCGCTGTGGTGTTCGGCAACGCCGACACCGACAAGCTCGCCGAGTTCGGCGCCGAGAAGATCTACACCGCGACCGGCGCGGACGTGGAGGACCACGGGGCCGCCCCCAAGGCCACCGCGATCGCCGAGCTGGTCAAGAGCGTGCAGCCGGCCGCCGTGCTGCTCGGCTCCACCCAGGAGGGCAAGGAGATCGCCGGTCGCCTGGCGGTCAAGCTGGAGAACGGCCTGCTGACCGACGCGGTCGACCTGGCCGCCGACGGCACCGCCACCCAGGTGGTCTTCGCCGGCTCCACGATCGTCAAGTCCAAGGTCACCAAGGGCCTGCCGATCGTCACCATCCGGCCGAACTCGACCACCCCGGTCGCCGCTCCGGCCACCCCCGCGGTCGAGGCGCTCTCGGTCACCGTCAGCGACTCGGACAAGCTGACCACGGTCGTCGAGCGGGTCGCCGAGCAGAAGGGCTCGCGCCCCGAGCTCACCGAGGCCGGCATCGTCGTCTCCGGTGGCCGCGGCGTCGGCAACGCCGACAACTTCAAGCTGGTCGAGGAGCTCGCCGACCTGCTCGGCGCCGCGGTCGGCGCGTCCCGCGCGGCTGTCGACTCGGGCTACTACCCGCACCAGTTCCAGGTCGGCCAGACCGGCAAGACCGTCTCCCCGCAGCTCTACGTCGCGCTGGGCATCTCCGGCGCGATCCAGCACCGGGCCGGCATGCAGACCTCGAAGACGATCGTCGCGGTCAACAAGGACCCCGAGGCCCCGATCTTCGAGCTGGCCGACTTCGGCGTGGTCGGCGACCTGTTCAAGGTCGTCCCGCAGGCCGCCGACGAGATCCGCAAGCGCAAGTAA
- the mnmA gene encoding tRNA 2-thiouridine(34) synthase MnmA, translating into MRVLAAMSGGVDSAVAAARAKEAGHDVTGVHLALARNPQTYRTGARGCCTLEDSRDARRAADVIGIPFYVWDMADEFHASVVDDFVDEYAAGRTPNPCLRCNEKIKFAAVLDRAVALGFDAVVTGHHARLGADGLLRRSVDLAKDQSYVLAVLTREQLDRAMFPLGDWTKERVRVEAAARGLAVADKPDSHDICFIADGDTRGFLEGRLGSAPGDIVDGRTGAKLGTHNGAYGFTIGQRKGLDLRVPAADGRPRYVLSITPVTNTVTVGPREDLEVDTVTATRPIWHETSGDVRCEVQLRAHGEVVPATVTVSASALTATLAAPARGVAPGQAIVAYRPDPDGDVVLGSATITAGTRASAHA; encoded by the coding sequence ATGCGAGTTCTTGCGGCCATGTCCGGCGGTGTCGACTCCGCGGTCGCCGCTGCCCGCGCCAAGGAGGCCGGGCACGACGTCACCGGTGTGCACCTGGCGCTGGCGCGTAATCCACAGACGTACCGGACCGGCGCGCGCGGCTGCTGCACCCTGGAGGACTCGCGGGATGCCCGGCGGGCGGCCGACGTGATCGGCATCCCGTTCTACGTGTGGGACATGGCCGACGAGTTCCACGCCAGCGTGGTCGACGACTTCGTCGACGAGTACGCCGCCGGCCGCACGCCGAACCCGTGCCTGCGCTGCAACGAGAAGATCAAGTTCGCGGCGGTGCTGGACCGCGCGGTGGCCCTGGGCTTCGACGCGGTGGTCACCGGGCACCACGCCCGCCTCGGCGCCGACGGCCTGCTGCGGCGCAGCGTCGACCTGGCCAAGGACCAGTCCTACGTGCTGGCCGTGCTGACCCGCGAGCAGCTGGACCGGGCGATGTTCCCGCTCGGCGACTGGACCAAGGAGCGGGTGCGGGTCGAGGCGGCCGCCCGCGGGCTGGCCGTCGCCGACAAGCCGGACTCGCACGACATCTGCTTCATCGCCGACGGTGACACCCGGGGGTTCCTGGAGGGCCGGCTCGGGTCGGCGCCCGGCGACATCGTGGACGGGCGCACCGGGGCCAAGCTGGGCACGCACAACGGGGCCTACGGGTTCACCATCGGGCAGCGGAAGGGTCTCGACCTGCGGGTCCCGGCGGCCGACGGTCGCCCGCGCTACGTGTTGTCCATCACTCCGGTGACCAACACGGTGACCGTGGGGCCGCGCGAGGACCTCGAGGTGGACACCGTGACGGCGACCCGGCCGATCTGGCACGAGACGTCCGGGGACGTCCGTTGCGAGGTGCAGCTCCGGGCGCACGGTGAGGTGGTGCCGGCGACGGTGACCGTCTCCGCCTCCGCGCTGACCGCGACCTTGGCGGCGCCGGCCCGCGGCGTCGCCCCGGGCCAGGCCATCGTCGCCTACCGGCCCGACCCGGACGGCGACGTCGTGCTCGGCTCGGCCACCATCACCGCCGGCACCCGGGCGTCGGCCCATGCCTGA
- a CDS encoding cysteine desulfurase family protein: MAYLDHAATTPMLPAALDAYATAAREIGNPSSLHAAGRGARRMVEESRERIAAVIGARPSEVIFTGGGTEADNLATKGVFWARRDAEPRLRRVVASAVEHHAVLDAVDWLGRHEGAEVTYLPVDGAGRVDPAGFAELVRAHGQEIAVVSVQWANNEVGTVQPVPELAAVAAGAGVPFHTDAVQAVGQVPVDFAGSGVAALTLTGHKLGGPVGVGALVLGRDVRCTPLLHGGGQERDVRSGTLDTPGVVAFAVAVETTVQARLDYAGRVAALRDELVRRVLAAVPDAIYNGDPEHRLPGNAHFSFPGCEGDALLLLLDAQGIYCSTGSACSAGVAQPSHVLLAMGADDARARSSLRFSLGHDSTEADLDALLGALPGAVERARRAGAWKSPR; the protein is encoded by the coding sequence ATGGCCTACCTCGATCACGCGGCGACCACGCCGATGCTGCCCGCCGCGCTGGACGCCTACGCGACAGCGGCCCGGGAGATCGGCAACCCGTCCTCCCTGCACGCGGCCGGGCGGGGTGCCCGCCGGATGGTCGAGGAGTCGCGGGAGCGGATCGCCGCGGTGATCGGCGCCCGCCCCTCCGAAGTGATCTTCACAGGTGGCGGGACCGAGGCGGACAACCTGGCCACCAAGGGTGTGTTCTGGGCGCGGCGCGACGCCGAGCCCCGCCTGCGCCGGGTGGTCGCCTCGGCCGTGGAGCACCACGCGGTGCTGGACGCCGTCGACTGGCTGGGCCGGCACGAGGGCGCCGAGGTGACCTATCTCCCGGTGGACGGCGCCGGCCGGGTCGATCCGGCCGGGTTCGCCGAGCTGGTGCGGGCCCACGGCCAGGAGATCGCGGTGGTCAGCGTGCAGTGGGCGAACAACGAGGTGGGCACGGTGCAGCCGGTCCCGGAGCTGGCGGCGGTCGCGGCCGGCGCCGGCGTCCCGTTCCACACCGACGCGGTGCAGGCGGTCGGGCAGGTGCCGGTGGACTTCGCCGGCAGCGGGGTGGCCGCGCTCACCCTGACCGGGCACAAGCTGGGTGGCCCGGTCGGCGTCGGCGCGCTGGTGCTGGGCCGCGACGTGCGCTGCACCCCGCTGCTGCACGGCGGCGGCCAGGAGCGCGACGTGCGGTCCGGGACCCTGGACACGCCGGGTGTGGTGGCGTTCGCGGTGGCCGTCGAGACGACCGTGCAGGCGCGGCTGGACTATGCCGGCCGGGTCGCCGCGCTGCGTGACGAGCTGGTCCGGCGGGTGCTCGCGGCGGTCCCGGACGCGATCTACAACGGTGATCCGGAGCACCGGCTGCCCGGCAACGCGCACTTCTCCTTCCCCGGTTGCGAGGGCGATGCGCTGTTGCTGCTCCTGGACGCGCAGGGGATCTACTGCTCGACCGGTTCGGCCTGCTCGGCCGGGGTGGCCCAGCCCAGCCACGTGCTGCTGGCGATGGGCGCGGACGACGCCCGGGCCCGGTCCTCGCTGCGGTTCTCGCTCGGTCACGACAGCACCGAGGCGGACCTGGACGCGTTGCTCGGCGCCCTGCCCGGCGCGGTGGAGCGCGCCCGCCGGGCCGGAGCCTGGAAGAGCCCCAGATAG
- a CDS encoding Hsp70 family protein, with protein MSIDQGGPKYALGIDFGTSNTVAVARWPDGRARPILVDGSPLLPSAVFAEPEGTLLVGRDAVHSARLEPARFEPNPKRRVDDGLVLLGEQEFDVVDLITAVLARVVEEWHRAVGPYRPETTLTCPATWGAARRTLLAEAAARAGLSGVRLVAEPVAAATYFAEVLGREVPIGSVLMVHDFGAGTFDASLVARTATGFEVLAVDGRDDLGGLDVDAALVEHLRTDDWQRLLEPSTVEERRARRQLWDDVRIAKERLSRAQSADFVVPLLDTEVHLTRDELEQVARPVLEQTVRITRNLLAFADLPAGRLAGVFLVGGASRIPLVATLLHRELGEPPVVIEQPELVVAEGSILAGAALLASEPAAPGPTAELRLPSRSLPEFGEPTPVPRSHHSDRSDLPVMTQPVAAQSIPEAAGSALPAHAPGGTAETPPVPGAAEPRPVPGAAAEPRPVPGAAETLPARGPGATGETPPEHGPGPAGGPLPARVPGAAAGPLAARTPGAAAGSLPEREAEPADRSLDHGTPRPAGAGEPATTAEPHVDNRETEIRPELVVPPHMRPPVDPWPDAEPPHWRHDPDATMPTSPPRHEVRTPGVREKQSRPETAPNRPANPVVAHARPVSPVTGQARPVSGRAVVAAPRPPSVPQQPRPAPKPAPEQQSTRRPKRRKSRLLRFFQLLLALLTMICVPMAALVAAYGYGKPGTWQQDAVNVFRDIASLVHS; from the coding sequence ATGTCCATCGACCAGGGTGGTCCGAAGTACGCCCTCGGCATCGACTTCGGCACGTCGAACACCGTCGCCGTCGCACGGTGGCCGGACGGGCGCGCCCGCCCGATCCTGGTCGACGGCTCGCCGTTGCTGCCGTCCGCCGTCTTCGCCGAGCCGGAGGGGACCCTGCTGGTCGGCCGGGACGCGGTGCACAGCGCCCGGCTGGAGCCCGCCCGCTTCGAGCCGAACCCGAAACGCCGGGTCGACGACGGCCTGGTCCTGCTCGGCGAGCAGGAATTCGACGTCGTCGACCTGATCACCGCGGTGCTGGCCCGGGTGGTTGAGGAGTGGCACCGGGCGGTCGGGCCGTACCGGCCGGAGACCACGCTGACCTGCCCGGCGACCTGGGGCGCGGCCCGGCGCACGCTGCTGGCCGAGGCGGCCGCGCGAGCCGGGCTGTCCGGCGTCCGGCTGGTCGCCGAGCCGGTCGCGGCGGCCACCTACTTCGCCGAGGTGCTCGGCCGCGAGGTGCCGATCGGCTCGGTGCTGATGGTGCACGACTTCGGGGCGGGCACGTTCGACGCCAGCCTGGTCGCCCGCACCGCGACCGGGTTCGAGGTGCTCGCCGTCGACGGGCGTGACGATCTGGGCGGGCTGGACGTGGACGCGGCCCTGGTCGAGCACTTGCGGACGGACGACTGGCAGCGGCTGCTGGAGCCGTCGACGGTCGAGGAGCGCCGGGCCCGGCGGCAGCTCTGGGACGACGTGCGGATCGCCAAGGAGCGGCTGTCCCGGGCGCAGTCCGCCGACTTCGTGGTGCCGCTGCTGGACACCGAGGTGCATCTGACCCGGGACGAGCTGGAGCAGGTCGCCCGCCCGGTGCTGGAGCAGACCGTCCGGATCACGCGGAACCTGCTGGCCTTCGCCGATCTGCCGGCCGGGCGGCTGGCCGGGGTGTTCCTGGTGGGCGGGGCGAGCCGGATCCCGCTGGTGGCCACGCTGCTGCACCGGGAGCTGGGCGAGCCGCCCGTGGTGATCGAGCAGCCCGAGCTGGTGGTGGCCGAGGGCAGCATCCTGGCCGGGGCGGCGCTGCTGGCGTCCGAGCCGGCCGCGCCCGGGCCGACCGCCGAGTTGCGGCTGCCGTCGCGGTCGTTGCCGGAGTTCGGTGAGCCGACGCCGGTACCCCGTTCGCACCACTCCGACAGGTCCGATCTGCCGGTGATGACCCAGCCGGTCGCGGCGCAGTCCATCCCGGAGGCCGCCGGCTCCGCCCTGCCCGCCCACGCGCCGGGCGGCACCGCCGAGACACCGCCGGTGCCGGGCGCCGCCGAGCCACGGCCGGTGCCGGGTGCCGCCGCCGAGCCACGGCCGGTGCCGGGTGCCGCCGAAACGCTGCCGGCCCGCGGGCCGGGCGCGACCGGGGAAACGCCGCCGGAGCACGGGCCGGGCCCGGCCGGGGGACCGCTGCCGGCCCGGGTGCCGGGCGCGGCCGCCGGACCGCTGGCCGCCCGGACTCCGGGTGCCGCCGCCGGGTCGCTGCCGGAGCGCGAGGCCGAGCCGGCCGACCGCTCCCTCGACCACGGCACACCCCGCCCCGCCGGCGCCGGTGAACCGGCCACCACCGCCGAGCCCCATGTGGACAATCGGGAGACCGAGATCCGCCCGGAGCTCGTCGTGCCACCGCACATGCGGCCCCCGGTCGACCCGTGGCCGGATGCCGAGCCGCCGCACTGGCGGCACGATCCGGACGCCACGATGCCGACCAGTCCGCCGCGGCACGAGGTGCGCACTCCGGGCGTACGGGAAAAGCAGTCCCGGCCCGAGACGGCGCCGAACCGGCCGGCGAATCCGGTGGTGGCGCATGCCCGTCCGGTCTCCCCGGTCACCGGGCAGGCGCGCCCGGTCTCCGGGCGGGCCGTGGTCGCCGCGCCGCGTCCGCCGAGCGTGCCGCAGCAGCCCCGGCCGGCGCCGAAGCCGGCCCCGGAGCAGCAGTCCACGAGACGGCCGAAACGGCGCAAGAGCCGGTTGCTCCGCTTCTTCCAGCTGCTGCTGGCGCTGCTGACGATGATCTGTGTGCCGATGGCCGCGCTGGTCGCGGCGTACGGATACGGCAAGCCGGGGACCTGGCAGCAGGACGCCGTCAACGTGTTCAGGGACATCGCGAGCCTGGTGCACAGCTAG